The nucleotide sequence ATGGATGCAATACACAATGGTTGATGGTTGCAGTGCACAACGTTTGATTATTACTGTATACAATGCTTGATGGCCAAAGTACATACTGTTTCATggctacagtatacactgcttgatTGTTACAGTACACAAAGCTTGATGACTACAGTACCCACTGTTTCGTGGTTACAGTGCACACTGCTTCGTGGTTACAGTACACACTACTTGATGGTTACAGTACACATTGCTTTTTGGTTACAGTACACACTGCTTGATGGCTACAGTACACACTGCTGGATTGCTACAGTACACACTGTTTCATGGTTACAGTACACACTGCTTGATGGTTACAGTACACACTACTTGATAGTTACAGTACACACTACTTCATGGTTACAGTACACACTGCTGGATGGCTACAGTACACACTGCTTCATGGTTACAGTACACTCTGCTTCCTGTTTAAAGTACACACTTCTTTGCGGCTACAGTACTGACTGCTTTATGGTTACAGTGCACACTACTTGATGGTTACAGTACACACTGATGGCTACAGTACACACTGCTTCATGGTAACAGTACACACTACTTGATGGGTACAGTACTCACTGCTGGATGACTACAGTACACACTGCTTCATGGTTACAGCAAACACTACTTCATGGTTACATTCTCAACTAAAGCAAACGCCACCAATACTTCCCCAAAGACTCTCTACATTAGGGATACTCCTCTAACCCCTAATTTTGGTAGGAGCAGACTGTTATGGCAGCACTTGCTTCCATGCCACACCAACTGTTTCTATGTCCTCTTTTCTAGCCAAGCTTCTCATTGGTTTGCTTTGCAAAGCATGAGGTCCATGTCGATTTACAATCACACAAGCTTATCCAAACAAATGTTACTACGGTTTTATTTCACACAAATGAATGAATGACTAATCCCCATTTCTCCATCATAGGAGTTCTCCCTCAGCAAGTCCCACGTGTAACCTTCAGCTATAAAACAGGAATCtggcagaagggagggggaaataGATTCAGAACATAAATTACCTGTTTACATTTAGCAGATTAAAGGAAATAAAATAATACTTATCTATGCTCCACCCTTCCATCATTTTACCTTAACAAGTGCCCGAAGGCTTTTTACAAATTAGGCCAAGTGGACACATTAGCTGCGCATTTTAATTAACGTTTCATCAAGAAATTAAGTGCCAAAATTGCATTCGGGAGGTTGAATCAAAAGAAAACACCCacttgttattatatataaaGCTTTGGTTAGCTGGGGAAGTAagcctgcaatttttttttcacttagctAAACCAGGAGGGCTTACTTAGCAGCTATCAAGATCATGTCCTACCGGAAAGGCTCAGCGTCTTCAAGGTCCTCTGTTGGAGGCAGCAAATATGGGACAGGCATTGGTTCATTTCTTGGAAGCTCCGGAGGAACCTGTGGTGCTGGAGGCTATGGTGGAAGCCGAAGTGGAGGTGTTTCTGCTGGATATGGTGGGGCAGGAGCTTATGGTAGTAGCTTAAGTGGTGGTGGTGCTGCCTTTGGGAGTAACCTGGTTAGTGCTGGGGGCTTTGGTGGTGGCTATGGTGGAAATGTTGATGGTGATTTTGGTGGAGGTGCTGCTGGTGGCTTTGGTGGAGGTGCTGCTGGTGGCTTCGGTGGAAGTGCTGCTGGTGGCTTTGGTGGAAGTGTTGCTGGTGGTTTTGGTGGAGGTGCTGCTGGAGGTTTCGGTGGAAGTGTTACCGGTGGCTTTGGTGGAGATAACCTTCTGTCTGGAGATGAAAAGGGAACAATGCAGAATCTTAATGACCGCCTTGCGGCTTACCTGGAAAAAGTTAAAGCATTAGAAGACGCCAATGCTGACCTTGAGTGCAAAATTAGGGAATGGTACGAAAAACACCAGAATGATAACAAGCAAGATCGGGACTATAGTAAATATTACCAAACCATTGATGACCTCAAGAAGCAGGTATGCGTTCCTAAGTAAAAACCTACTTTATTATCAATTATTCTGATGGTTTAAAATTTGGTTGGTTCATAGGAATGATGacaattcatgtttttttttatcccatcCTGCTTTTTTCACATTTATTATGTAGATTCAAGCTGCAAATGTGGACAATGCAAGAGTTGTTCTTCAGGTAGATAATGCCCGTCTGGCAGCTGATGACTTTAAGATCAAGTAAGTTTTTTACTCATAGAACTATAGAGCTTAAAGGCAATGGACTTCTGAATACTAATTTTTAATGTGGGTCAAAAACTTTTCATAACTGGTGTTCATGAACTATTTAGCACCATTTGGCTTCTGTACCATATATTAATGTGTAAAGGAAATCTTGATGTTGTTCACTGGTCTTCAGATGAGTTCTGATCAAatcaaagttggaaaaaaatgATCCAAAGGTTTGCATAGCCTATATTGTATCTGTAAATCATACTTAAGGTGATGTTCTGAACTGTCCTGCAGGTATGAGAACGAACTTTGCCTCCGTCAAAATGTAAAGTCTGACATTAATGGTCTACGTAAAGTGCTGGATGACATGAAATTTGCCAAGTCTGATCTTGAGTCACAAATTAAAAGCTTGACTGAGGAAATTGCCTACCTGAAGAAGAACCATGAAGAGGTACCCATAGTCCAACTATACTGTTTTTTAATTGTCTACAACCAAAACAcgtaattgttaaaaaaaaatccaatgtttTTAGGAACTGAAAAGTTTGCAAGGAGTTACGAGTCAGGTAACAGTGGAGATGAATGCAGCTCCAGGAAATGACCTCACTGACATCCTGAATCGCATGAGATCCGAGTATGAAGAAATGGCAGAAAAGAATCGTAAAGATGCCGAAGCCAAGTTTAATGAAGCAGTAAGACAATCTAATTCATCATTTCCAAATGATTTTGAATGGGTTGTGTTTAGAATCTTCTACATAAgctcttgtttgtttgtttcagtGCAAGGCCCTCAAGCAGGAGATCTCAACGGGAGTTGAGCAAGTTCAGTCCAGCCAGAGTGAAATCACAGATCTGAAACGATCAGTTCAAGCTTTGGAGATTGAATTGCAGGCTGCTCTAGCTATGGTACAAACCATATATAATCTATGATATACTTGTATCTGCCTGTATAATAACTTCACTTCAGATTCATACAACCATCGGGAATATAAGGTTCATTGGTTATAAAGTCTACTTTATAGAGTATTGGTGTAATGATGTCATTGTATTTGGCCATTAAAGACTCAGAAGCTTTGGCTGGATAGATAACTGGCTCAATTTCTCTTCATAGAAAGAATCACTGGAAAGttcactggccgagacagaggGCAACTACTGTGCACAGCTTGGACAGATCCAAGAGAAGATCAGCTCCTTGGAACTCCAGCTGTGTGAAGTGAGAACCGACATGGAACAGCAAGGCTTAGAATACGATCATCTTCTGGATATCAAAACCAGACTGGAACAAGAAATTGAGACCTATCGTCGTTTGCTGGAGGGGGAATCCATGTAAGATGATTTTGAAGATGGTTCTTTTTACCTTTGAAGTAGAAAGAAACCTCTGAAGACTgtattgtattattttatttaagtatttaaGTATTTAACATCATTTGATCTTTATTTCAGCCAACCAGTTCAGCCTCCCCAAGTTCCAAAAGGTGAGCAGATAATATCACTTGTTTTTAGTCGTACTTATAACctatattatacttcagagctgcatttaGAATTCTACTAACTGTTATTGGAAAAAGTCAAGAAGGTTGTTGTCTGACACACCTAAGCTCCTATAATGTAGCGGGAGTTAGATAGGGTGGCTGTGATCTCTGGTCtctggacacattgggggagatttatcaaactgctgtaaaaaAGAAttagcttagttgcccctagcaaccagtcagcttCCACtattcattccttacagattctttaaaaaatgttgaaaaaggtggaatctgattggttgctaggggcaactgagagaattctactttacaccggtttgataaatatccccccatAATCTTTCGACAGATACTTTCTAGCACTTATATACATGCACTTTATTCTCTATAAGATTCTCTATTAGATTCTATAAGTTTTTTCCCCCACAGTTTAAcaattttttaaatcaatttcaGAATCAGTCAAGAGTCGTAAGATTAAAACCATTGTCGAGGAGTTAGTGAATGGAAAAGTGGTGTCACAAAAAGTGAAAGAAACCGAGGAGAAAATGTGATCGATCCCACCAAACAGATAATATACTGAGAAGCTGCTACTGTCCTAACATGTCCCCATGTAACCCTACGCTTTTTCCTTCTGTGACATGTATTTTATGTTAGAGGTGGATTTATCCTATCTATGGTACTGCTAAACGTAACGTCTGGTCAATAAAGCTATCTTCTGATGCAAAGTTTGTAGAGTTGTATATGGATAATTTATACTGTATGACGTAGGGAAAACCTCATATGGATCACGTTGTAATATACTGGAAGTATATACAATATTATTTTAAGGACTTATGAGTCCATATGGGCCAAAGTACAAAGCTGACTGgacatttgtataggtttcctGTGTGAGTCCATAGGGAGTCGTAATATAACCATGTGAATGTGGCTCAAGACTCTAAACAAATGGTGACCAATTGTGCCACATGAGTTAGTAGGATCATCTATAAAGAGAGGACTAAACTACTTAAGCGGTTGTTGGTTTAAGAAACCTTTTTAACCTTTACCTTTAAGTTAATAGATGGGGTTCCTCAGGAACCTCATCTTTTGGCCAGAATGGTCATGGACACAAAGAGCGTCTTTTACTCTGGAGGACATTACACAGTCAGCCCATTGATTTGAATAAACACAGTGTAATGCTTGatctcccctgtggtggcgctgcagggaaatggaCTACTTCCTGCCAGATTTCCCCACAGGTTAACCTGATTACTGGGGGTTTCAGGGATTGTCCAATACAGAGAAACCCTTTAACTAGCTTTCAGTATTTTATGATATAAAATACCACTGATACCCAATAAGCCACCATCACTCATAGTCTGCTTAGAGTACAGACAGCATCACAATGTAATTACATCTAATAATGGTTCATTAATTATCATTAGTGGCAAATTTACATGACAAAAAGCAATGATTAGTTCATCATCCATCAC is from Dendropsophus ebraccatus isolate aDenEbr1 chromosome 14, aDenEbr1.pat, whole genome shotgun sequence and encodes:
- the LOC138772851 gene encoding keratin, type I cytoskeletal 47 kDa-like, with protein sequence MSYRKGSASSRSSVGGSKYGTGIGSFLGSSGGTCGAGGYGGSRSGGVSAGYGGAGAYGSSLSGGGAAFGSNLVSAGGFGGGYGGNVDGDFGGGAAGGFGGGAAGGFGGSAAGGFGGSVAGGFGGGAAGGFGGSVTGGFGGDNLLSGDEKGTMQNLNDRLAAYLEKVKALEDANADLECKIREWYEKHQNDNKQDRDYSKYYQTIDDLKKQIQAANVDNARVVLQVDNARLAADDFKIKYENELCLRQNVKSDINGLRKVLDDMKFAKSDLESQIKSLTEEIAYLKKNHEEELKSLQGVTSQVTVEMNAAPGNDLTDILNRMRSEYEEMAEKNRKDAEAKFNEACKALKQEISTGVEQVQSSQSEITDLKRSVQALEIELQAALAMKESLESSLAETEGNYCAQLGQIQEKISSLELQLCEVRTDMEQQGLEYDHLLDIKTRLEQEIETYRRLLEGESIQPVQPPQVPKESVKSRKIKTIVEELVNGKVVSQKVKETEEKM